A genome region from Panicum virgatum strain AP13 chromosome 4K, P.virgatum_v5, whole genome shotgun sequence includes the following:
- the LOC120702914 gene encoding uncharacterized protein LOC120702914 produces the protein MALSSAEERKTVAEIVAALDLQCHPDGGFYLETFRDPSIVLPTSELPPRYKVDRAVSSAIYFLLPAGEIARLHRIPCAETWHYYPGEPLTVFEVHDDGQIKITVVGPYLRQGQRPQYTVPPNVWFGAFLTCDIESFTEDGSVFVKAPGRDPAVHYSFAGVTCAPAFQFEDNELATREDMKALAPKAESFINYLVPS, from the exons ATGGCGCTCTCGAGCGCGGAGGAGAGGAAGACGGTGGCGGAGATCGTTGCCGCGCTGGATCTGCAGTGCCACCCCGACGGAGGCTTCTACCTGGAGACCTTTCGCGACCCCTCCATCGTTCTCCCCACCTCCGAGCTCCCGCCCCGCT ATAAGGTGGACCGAGCTGTGAGCAGCGCCATCTATTTCCTACTGCCTGCTGGGGAGATTGCTCGGTTGCACCGCATCCCTTGTGCTGAAACCTGGCACTACTACCCAGGAGAACCTCTCACG GTATTTGAGGTGCATGATGATGGACAAATCAAGATAACAGTGGTTGGTCCTTATCTACGACAAGGCCAGAGACCACAGTACACGGTTCCTCCAAATGTATGGTTCGGGGCCTTCCTGACCTGCGACATTGAGTCATTTACTGAAGATGGAAGTGTCTTTGTCAAGGCTCCTGGAAGAGACCCTGCGGTGCATTATTCCTTTGCTGGCGTAACCTGCGCTCCAGCGTTCCAGTTTGAGGACAATGAACTGGCTACACGTGAGGACATGAAAGCTTTGGCTCCAAAGGCTGAATCTTTCATCAATTACCTTGTACCATCTTAA
- the LOC120702913 gene encoding uncharacterized protein LOC120702913 — MTNFPAPQHDPEGDKMANLVEQNIMANLVEQNMHHLPQQDDPVTINQIDEQEREVSISPCNQSVALFIRGGTSAQQVVLQKHDLMLIDEAQPQEFPQWIPSFVTQKLKDLMNTALPANKDQAWWNNLPFNPVRINLQLMGPDQQSISLSLQAPMSSGQASTSSSYQRVEYDYPKEYLLAVTRIRLTDPSSSKEAEHPATHQSTTQPQALSLLEMGTPAPATEDKVYQKRRFKLQQDLKLKLNKRARSRVIRKRQTTADIAALLQLVPVHSKDQEHQNKGKGKVNEGTPMDTTDLRRSHRLQILNQGYKPGSTTQQGSRHYQTPVMPSSPSASPQQHQSNINNFSSEEFPGPVKFPELADLQNLSAPYPMIPPQAIQVVAKETYGIPPVEVSLDLLMKSQTDC, encoded by the coding sequence ATGACCAACTTCCCTGCTCCACAGCACGACCCAGAGGGAGATAAGATGGCCAACCTTGTGGAGCAGAATATAATGGCCAACCTAGTGGAGCAGAATATGCATCATCTCCCACAGCAAGATGACCCGGTGACCATCAACCAAATTGATGAGCAAGAAAGAGAAGTATCGATCTCACCATGTAACCAGTCTGTTGCCCTTTTCATTCGGGGTGGCACATCGGCGCAGCAAGTGGTGCTTCAGAAACATGATTTGATGCTGATAGATGAAGCTCAGCCCCAGGAATTTCCGCAATGGATCCCTTCTTTTGTAACTCAGAAGTTGAAGGACCTCATGAACACAGCTCTCCCAGCAAATAAGGATCAAGCATGGTGGAACAACCTGCCTTTCAATCCAGTCAGAATCAATTTGCAGCTTATGGGGCCGGATCAACAAAGCATAAGCCTGTCACTACAAGCTCCAATGTCTTCTGGCCAGGCATCTACATCTTCTTCTTATCAAAGGGTAGAATATGACTACCCCAAAGAATATTTGCTGGCAGTAACAAGGATTCGCCTGACTGATCCCTCTTCCTCAAAAGAAGCTGAGCATCCTGCTACTCACCAGTCCACCACGCAGCCACAGGCTCTCTCTCTACTGGAGATGGGTACCCCTGCTCCTGCTACTGAAGATAAGGTTTACCAAAAGAGAAGATTCAAGCTGCAGCAGGACTTAAAACTGAAGCTCAACAAGAGAGCAAGAAGCAGAGTCATCAGGAAACGGCAAACAACAGCAGATATTGCAGCCTTGCTTCAGCTTGTCCCAGTTCACAGCAAAGACCAAGAACACCAAAACAAGGGGAAAGGAAAAGTAAATGAGGGAACTCCAATGGACACAACAGACCTTAGAAGAAGCCACAGGTTGCAGATCTTGAATCAAGGTTACAAGCCGGGTTCTACAACCCAACAAGGTTCCCGACATTATCAGACACCTGTCATGCCATCCTCCCCATCAGCATCACCTCAGCAACATCAAAGCAATATCAACAACTTCTCATCGGAGGAATTCCCTGGCCCTGTCAAATTTCCTGAACTGGCTGATCTCCAAAATTTGTCGGCACCCTACCCTATGATTCCTCCACAGGCCATCCAAGTTGTGGCAAAGGAGACATATGGCATACCTCCTGTGGAGGTGTCCCTAGATTTGTTGATGAAGTCACAAACAGATTGTTGA
- the LOC120705028 gene encoding protein GET1-like, producing the protein MSLAAIFVFLLVSAVQMLECVLDLARRRGSISDDQLKLRMEITQLLKEASALSTPSTFAQAAKLKRLAAAKEKELAKIQDLNVKGKQSLHEQYDKVLLISKVLIYGVFILWFWSTPVTTVPKHLLQPFGRLFSWRGVDAATGRVVVGILPWLFLTSRVSKLLSEKLAPIFLHP; encoded by the exons ATGTCCCTGGCGGCCatcttcgtcttcctccttGTCTCCGCGGTGCAGATGCTCGAGTGCGTCCTCGATCTCGCGAGAAGG AGGGGATCAATTTCTGATGATCAGCTCAAACTACGGATGGAGATCACGCAACTTCTCAAGGAGGCTAGTGCACTATCCAC GCCCTCGACGTTTGCGCAGGCCGCAAAACTCAAGAGACTGGCTGCTGCTAAAGAGAAGGAGCTGGCTAAGA TACAAGATCTGAACGTTAAAGGGAAGCAATCTTTACATGAGCAATATGACAAGGTTTTGTTGATCAGCAAG GTTCTAATCTATGGTGTGTTCATTCTGTGGTTTTGGAGTACTCCTGTAACTACTGTTCCTAAGCACCTTCTCCAGCCCTTCG GAAGATTGTTTTCTTGGAGAGGTGTAGATGCTGCTACAGGCCGTGTTGTG GTTGGAATTCTCCCATGGCTATTTTTGACCTCTCGTGTCAGCAAGCTGCTGAGTGAGAAACTTGCTCCCATATTTCTACATCCTTAG